From the genome of Nicotiana sylvestris chromosome 2, ASM39365v2, whole genome shotgun sequence, one region includes:
- the LOC138885267 gene encoding uncharacterized protein — MKAQALADHLAENPVDEEYEHLRTYFPDEEVMHIDKVEKEEKPGWKLFFDGIANMKGVGIGVVLIAEIEHHYPVTAQLRFYCTNNMAECEACILEFKHIPRNHNKVADALATLASMLHHPDKAYVDPLYIQVRDQHAYYNMVEEELDCEPWFHDIREYIRMGVYLV; from the exons atgaaagcccaagcgttggcagatcacttggccgaaaatccggtagatgaagaatatgaacatTTGAGGACttactttcctgatgaagaggtgatgcacattgacaAGGTCGAGAAGGAGGAAAAGcccggttggaaacttttctttgatgggatCGCTAatatgaaaggcgttgggataggagttgTACTCATTGCTGAAATAGAGCATCACTACCCTGTCActgctcagcttcgtttctattgcaccaacaacatggccgagtgcGAAGcgtgcattctgg aattcaagcacattccaaggaACCATAATaaggttgctgatgctttggctaccttggcgtcaatgttacatcacccagataaggcttatgttgaccctttgtaTATTCAagtccgcgatcagcatgcttactataacatggtggaagaagaacttgactgtgaaccttggttccatgatatcagagagtacatcagaatgggggtatATCTGGTATAG